In a genomic window of Vigna angularis cultivar LongXiaoDou No.4 chromosome 6, ASM1680809v1, whole genome shotgun sequence:
- the LOC108342651 gene encoding TPD1 protein homolog 1 isoform X2 gives MTITNSCPLIIFLCFTMPHFLFCDEEVHSGQSTQILHSFHEDRNGSRTVSVKAEHAASTKNLLHGSCTSKDISISQSTSSTSGIPQFIVQIVNTCVSGCPPRDIHLHCGWFASARLVNPRLFKRISYDDCLVNGGNPLIPSQIIRIAYSNSFMYPLAFKSAKFC, from the exons ATGACCATCACAAACTCTTGTCCTCTGATAATCTTTCTGTGCTTCACAATGCCCCATTTTCTATTTTGTGATGAGGAAGTGCATTCAG GTCAATCGACCCAGATTTTGCATTCTTTCCATGAAGACAGAAACGGGTCCAGAACAGTGTCAGTGAAAGCAGAACATGCTGCCTCTACAAAAAATTTGTTGCATG GTTCTTGCACAAGCAAAGACATAAGCATCTCACAAAGCACAAGTTCTACATCAGGAATACCACAGTTCATTGTGCAGATTGTTAACACGTGTGTTTCTGGATGTCCTCCCCGTGACATTCACCTCCACTGTGGTTGGTTTGCTTCTGCTAGACTAGTGAACCCCAGATTGTTTAAAAGGATCTCCTACGATGATTGCTTGGTCAATGGAGGGAACCCTTTAATCCCTAGCCAGATAATCAGAATTGCATATTCCAATTCTTTCATGTACCCTCTTGCTTTCAAGTCTGCAAAATTTTGCTGA
- the LOC108342651 gene encoding TPD1 protein homolog 1 isoform X1 yields MTITNSCPLIIFLCFTMPHFLFCDEEVHSAGQSTQILHSFHEDRNGSRTVSVKAEHAASTKNLLHGSCTSKDISISQSTSSTSGIPQFIVQIVNTCVSGCPPRDIHLHCGWFASARLVNPRLFKRISYDDCLVNGGNPLIPSQIIRIAYSNSFMYPLAFKSAKFC; encoded by the exons ATGACCATCACAAACTCTTGTCCTCTGATAATCTTTCTGTGCTTCACAATGCCCCATTTTCTATTTTGTGATGAGGAAGTGCATTCAG CAGGTCAATCGACCCAGATTTTGCATTCTTTCCATGAAGACAGAAACGGGTCCAGAACAGTGTCAGTGAAAGCAGAACATGCTGCCTCTACAAAAAATTTGTTGCATG GTTCTTGCACAAGCAAAGACATAAGCATCTCACAAAGCACAAGTTCTACATCAGGAATACCACAGTTCATTGTGCAGATTGTTAACACGTGTGTTTCTGGATGTCCTCCCCGTGACATTCACCTCCACTGTGGTTGGTTTGCTTCTGCTAGACTAGTGAACCCCAGATTGTTTAAAAGGATCTCCTACGATGATTGCTTGGTCAATGGAGGGAACCCTTTAATCCCTAGCCAGATAATCAGAATTGCATATTCCAATTCTTTCATGTACCCTCTTGCTTTCAAGTCTGCAAAATTTTGCTGA